The proteins below come from a single Pedobacter sp. MC2016-14 genomic window:
- the yihA gene encoding ribosome biogenesis GTP-binding protein YihA/YsxC yields the protein MIIKSATFVCSNTKMAPLPVANMPEYAFIGRSNVGKSSLINMLVNQHGLAKTSQKPGKTQLINHFLINEKWYIVDLPGYGYAKVSKNSRESWEKFIRNYITKRESLQCVFVLIDSRIPPQKIDIEFCCWMGEIQIPFVLAFTKTDKQSVTKTNQNIALFKKELSGWFEEIPPIFRTSAEKILGRDEILGFIEDTNLDFAMPILTPNDDPA from the coding sequence ATGATTATAAAATCAGCAACATTTGTTTGTAGCAATACAAAGATGGCACCATTGCCTGTAGCCAACATGCCGGAATATGCATTTATCGGCCGTTCCAACGTAGGTAAATCTTCCCTGATCAATATGCTGGTCAATCAGCATGGCCTTGCAAAGACTTCTCAGAAGCCTGGAAAAACGCAATTGATCAACCACTTTTTAATAAACGAAAAATGGTATATCGTAGATTTACCAGGATACGGTTATGCTAAAGTATCTAAAAACAGCAGAGAAAGCTGGGAAAAGTTCATCCGCAATTACATCACCAAAAGGGAAAGCCTGCAATGTGTATTTGTGCTGATAGATAGCCGTATCCCTCCACAAAAGATAGACATTGAATTCTGCTGCTGGATGGGGGAAATCCAAATCCCATTTGTACTGGCCTTTACAAAAACAGATAAGCAATCGGTTACAAAGACGAATCAAAATATCGCATTGTTTAAAAAAGAACTTAGCGGGTGGTTTGAAGAAATTCCGCCTATTTTCCGTACATCCGCAGAAAAGATACTGGGCCGTGATGAGATCCTTGGATTTATTGAAGACACCAATCTGGATTTCGCCATGCCCATACTAACCCCCAACGATGACCCTGCCTAA
- a CDS encoding UbiA-like polyprenyltransferase produces MKKYFSLVLFAHSIFALPFAMIGFFLGVTTTDQPFSWLLFVLVLLCMVFARNSAMAFNRYLDRDIDAKNPRTQMRDIPAGKIGANEALIFVIVNCLLFIIATKFINNLCFYLSPVALFVVLFYSYTKRFTALCHLVLGLGLALAPIGAYIAVTGQFNIVPLLYSFAVLFWVSGFDIIYALQDEDFDRAEKLHSIPAALGIKNALKLSVFLHVCSALCVILPLLFTPFSWFYYIGVAFFCAMLIYQHLLVKPGDISKVNKAFATTNGFASLIFAICFLLDALLRTHFIL; encoded by the coding sequence ATGAAGAAGTATTTTTCCCTGGTGCTTTTTGCCCATTCTATATTTGCCCTGCCATTTGCTATGATTGGCTTTTTCCTGGGCGTAACCACCACAGATCAGCCTTTTAGCTGGTTACTTTTTGTATTGGTGTTATTATGTATGGTATTTGCCCGAAATTCTGCCATGGCCTTTAACAGGTACCTGGATCGTGATATTGATGCTAAAAATCCAAGGACGCAGATGCGTGACATTCCTGCCGGAAAGATCGGCGCCAATGAAGCACTTATCTTCGTTATTGTCAATTGCCTGCTGTTCATCATTGCCACAAAATTCATTAACAACTTGTGCTTTTACCTTTCGCCGGTTGCCTTATTTGTCGTTTTGTTTTACAGCTACACTAAAAGATTTACTGCACTTTGCCATCTGGTTCTGGGCTTAGGCCTTGCGCTTGCTCCCATTGGGGCTTATATCGCCGTTACCGGCCAATTCAATATTGTTCCATTACTCTATTCTTTTGCTGTGTTATTTTGGGTAAGTGGTTTTGATATTATTTATGCCCTGCAAGATGAAGATTTTGACCGCGCAGAAAAGCTCCATTCCATACCAGCAGCGCTCGGTATAAAAAATGCGTTAAAGCTTTCCGTTTTTCTTCATGTATGTTCCGCATTATGTGTAATCCTCCCCCTTTTATTTACACCTTTTAGCTGGTTCTACTACATCGGTGTAGCATTTTTCTGTGCTATGCTCATCTATCAGCACCTATTGGTTAAACCTGGCGACATCAGCAAGGTAAACAAAGCATTTGCCACTACTAATGGCTTTGCATCTTTAATTTTCGCCATCTGCTTCCTGCTGGATGCGCTATTAAGAACACATTTTATACTTTAA